From Watersipora subatra chromosome 8, tzWatSuba1.1, whole genome shotgun sequence, a single genomic window includes:
- the LOC137401980 gene encoding uncharacterized protein isoform X1 has protein sequence MVTAVFGHPDKARKRSIDGAGNETRFSALSSMVHLHQRDAHILIVVDKTSLRKLRYTGSSRMSDTLSCATLPNNQRWVALARGTGDSVYGVQGKVDSATSAIFKIHVQLEEFDGCLLEQLVGSTHVHPLANLYATNLAINDTVIVLGDSFKHQLRLVNTEEKHQLDYYVSSSEVPGEYKEEIKLHHKQVSLTY, from the exons ATGGTCACCGCTGTATTCGGCCATCCTGACAAAGCAAGGAAACGATCTATTGATGGTGCCGGAAATGAAACAAGGTTTTCAGCCTTATCCAGCATGGTGCATCTTCATCAGAGAGATGCACATATTTTGATCG TTGTAGACAAAACCTCGCTTCGAAAACTAAGGTACACAGGCTCGTCAAGGATGTCAGACACTCTCTCATGCGCTACTTTGCCAAATAATCAACGTTGGGTGGCACTGGCTCGAGGAACCGGAGATTCTGTTTATGGTGTCCAAGGTAAAGTGGACTCTGCCACGTCAGCGATTTTCAAG ATCCATGTGCAGCTAGAAGAGTTTGATGGCTGTTTGCTTGAGCAACTAGTCGGGAGTACCCATGTGCACCCACTAGCAAACCTTTATGCAACCAATTTGGCAATAAATGACACGGTGATAGTCCTGGGTGACAGTTTTAAGCACCAACTTCGGCTTGTCAATACTGAGGAGAAGCATCAGCTTGACTACTATGTTAGTAGTAGTGAGGTGCCAGGAGAATATAAGG AAGAAATAAAACTGCACCACAAGCAAGTGAGCCTAACATATTAG
- the LOC137401980 gene encoding uncharacterized protein isoform X2, giving the protein MVTAVFGHPDKARKRSIDGAGNETRFSALSSMVHLHQRDAHILIDKTSLRKLRYTGSSRMSDTLSCATLPNNQRWVALARGTGDSVYGVQGKVDSATSAIFKIHVQLEEFDGCLLEQLVGSTHVHPLANLYATNLAINDTVIVLGDSFKHQLRLVNTEEKHQLDYYVSSSEVPGEYKEEIKLHHKQVSLTY; this is encoded by the exons ATGGTCACCGCTGTATTCGGCCATCCTGACAAAGCAAGGAAACGATCTATTGATGGTGCCGGAAATGAAACAAGGTTTTCAGCCTTATCCAGCATGGTGCATCTTCATCAGAGAGATGCACATATTTTGATCG ACAAAACCTCGCTTCGAAAACTAAGGTACACAGGCTCGTCAAGGATGTCAGACACTCTCTCATGCGCTACTTTGCCAAATAATCAACGTTGGGTGGCACTGGCTCGAGGAACCGGAGATTCTGTTTATGGTGTCCAAGGTAAAGTGGACTCTGCCACGTCAGCGATTTTCAAG ATCCATGTGCAGCTAGAAGAGTTTGATGGCTGTTTGCTTGAGCAACTAGTCGGGAGTACCCATGTGCACCCACTAGCAAACCTTTATGCAACCAATTTGGCAATAAATGACACGGTGATAGTCCTGGGTGACAGTTTTAAGCACCAACTTCGGCTTGTCAATACTGAGGAGAAGCATCAGCTTGACTACTATGTTAGTAGTAGTGAGGTGCCAGGAGAATATAAGG AAGAAATAAAACTGCACCACAAGCAAGTGAGCCTAACATATTAG